In Eucalyptus grandis isolate ANBG69807.140 chromosome 4, ASM1654582v1, whole genome shotgun sequence, the following proteins share a genomic window:
- the LOC104442525 gene encoding wall-associated receptor kinase 2, protein MKVVQQLLLVAVVWWLRQGGAPTVARNCAHRCGRVPIPYPFGLEPQCARSKEFLLYCNTTDGSGGQLLLGNIPIRKISVGDSTMLVSLPELHECYNKTGQLVSSTDNLYINLTSYPPYRVSATRNNLTVLGCDTYVLMTDRYGLFRSGCISYCSEYVDLAKETTCSGLGCCQASIPKGLKMLRIRISSVDGHVSVSQFNPCGVAFVGDKMSFNLSSRRLPTLNDLGKRADLVLDWMIGWDVTCAQARLNQSSYGCGNNTDCDDFTDGQGYRCFCKAGYEGNPYNRSRGCKDINECEDPQKYSCRGKCENLPGSYRCDCDGDNRCDIALAIGVIPITQAMSHRLPGVPIEF, encoded by the exons ATGAAGGTAGTGCAGCAGCTTCTACTGGTGGCTGTGGTCTGGTGGTTGCGACAAGGCGGTGCTCCCACCGTGGCCAGAAACTGTGCACATAGGTGTGGGAGAGTGCCCATACCATATCCCTTCGGGCTCGAACCCCAGTGTGCGAGGTCGAAAGAGTTTTTGCTCTACTGCAATACCACCGATGGTAGCGGTGGTCAACTATTGTTGGGGAATATTCCGATACGCAAGATCTCAGTCGGCGACTCGACAATGCTTGTCAGCCTCCCCGAACTACACGAATGCTACAACAAGACTGGCCAGCTAGTAAGCAGCACCGATAATCTGTACATCAATCTAACTTCATATCCACCGTACAGAGTGTCAGCCACCCGGAACAACCTCACAGTCCTCGGCTGCGACACCTACGTGCTCATGACCGACAGATATGGGCTTTTCCGGAGCGGCTGCATCTCCTACTGCAGCGAGTACGTCGACTTGGCGAAGGAGACCACTTGCTCTGGTCTCGGTTGCTGTCAAGCGTCCATTCCGAAGGGGCTCAAGATGCTCCGCATTAGAATCTCCTCCGTCGATGGACACGTGTCGGTCTCACAATTCAACCCCTGTGGAGTGGCCTTCGTTGGGGACAAAATGTCATTCAACCTCTCCAGCAGGAGACTCCCGACCTTGAATGATTTGGGCAAGAGGGCGGACCTTGTTCTGGACTGGATGATCGGATGGGACGTCACTTGCGCACAGGCGAGGTTGAACCAGTCGAGCTATGGCTGTGGCAACAACACTGACTGTGATGACTTCACGGATGGACAGGGTTACCGTTGCTTTTGCAAGGCTGGGTACGAGGGGAATCCCTATAATCGCTCCCGCGGGTGTAAAG ACATTAATGAGTGCGAGGACCCACAGAAATACTCATGCCGTGGAAAGTGCGAGAATCTGCCCGGGAGCTACAGATGTGACTGCGACGGTGATAATCGTTGCGATATAGCTCTTGCAA TTGGTGTAATCCCAATAACACAAGCAATGAGCCACAGGCTGCCAGGTGTCCCTATTGAGTTCTAG
- the LOC104440751 gene encoding phospholipase A1-Igamma1, chloroplastic, which translates to MATSSMLYNPLPITRSNKKRSLSIARAQKEAVLYPPHTSSSTQAIRLAASLSNLLHLHVEAPPGTEDLRFSKGVTSHDIEEKYSAPTKSPKEVISSKWREMHGSSDWKDLLDPLHPWLRREIIKYGELAQATYDAFDFDSFSEYCGSCRYNKHKLFDELGLKQNGYKVTEYIYAMSHMEIPRWLERSRLADTWSKDSNWIGYIACSDDEETRRIGRRDILVAWRGTVAPSEWYEDFQRKLEPIGHGDDHHARVEHGFLSIYTSKSKSTRYNKSSASEQVMSEIRKLVDLYRDRGEEVSLTITGHSLGGALALLNAHEASSTIPNLPVSVISFGAPRVGNGAFRDELHQKGVKTLRVVVKQDMVPKMPGLVFNEGLERFDEHITGALEWVYTHVGAELKLDVQSSPYLKHGLNFLGFHMTETYLHLVDGFLSTRSNFRVDAKRDVALVNKACDMLVDELRVPHSWYQLANKGLVCNEYGKWVKPRRDPEDIPSPIEGAQKHSLNIEEAQKGRERLVHLQSL; encoded by the coding sequence ATGGCAACTTCATCCATGCTTTATAACCCACTTCCCATCACTCGATCCAACAAGAAGAGATCACTATCCATCGCTCGCGCCCAAAAAGAGGCAGTTCTCTATCCACCACACACGAGCTCATCGACTCAAGCCATTCGTCTTGCCGCATCGCTATCAAATCTCCTCCATCTTCACGTCGAAGCGCCTCCGGGAACCGAGGATCTCCGATTCTCTAAGGGGGTTACTTCGCACGATATCGAAGAGAAATACTCTGCCCCGACGAAGTCTCCCAAGGAGGTGATATCCAGCAAGTGGCGTGAAATGCACGGTTCGTCGGATTGGAAGGACCTCCTCGACCCCCTCCACCCTTGGCTCCGGAGGGAGATAATCAAGTATGGGGAGTTGGCTCAGGCAACCTATGACGCATTCGACTTCGACTCCTTCTCGGAGTACTGTGGCAGTTGTAGGTACAATAAGCATAAGCTCTTCGACGAGTTGGGCTTGAAACAAAACGGTTACAAAGTCACCGAGTACATTTATGCGATGTCGCACATGGAGATCCCAAGATGGCTGGAGAGGTCCCGGCTGGCGGACACATGGAGCAAGGATTCCAATTGGATCGGCTACATAGCATGTAGCGATGATGAGGAGACACGCCGGATTGGGCGCCGGGACATCTTGGTGGCATGGCGGGGCACGGTGGCTCCGTCGGAGTGGTATGAGGACTTCCAAAGGAAGTTAGAGCCAATTGGCCATGGAGATGATCATCATGCTAGGGTAGAGCATGGGTTCCTAAGCATCTACACTTCCAAGAGCAAGTCAACAAGGTACAACAAGTCGAGCGCGTCGGAGCAAGTGATGAGTGAGATACGCAAGCTCGTGGATCTCTATAGAGACAGAGGAGAGGAAGTGAGCCTCACCATAACCGGCCATAGCTTAGGAGGTGCATTGGCTCTCCTCAATGCTCATGAAGCTTCATCCACCATCCCAAACCTCCCCGTAAGTGTCATATCCTTTGGTGCACCAAGAGTTGGGAATGGTGCATTTAGAGATGAGCTACACCAAAAGGGGGTCAAAACCCTAAGAGTAGTAGTGAAGCAAGACATGGTCCCAAAAATGCCAGGGCTTGTTTTCAATGAAGGATTGGAGAGGTTCGATGAGCACATAACTGGGGCATTGGAGTGGGTGTACACTCATGTTGGGGCTGAACTGAAGCTGGATGTCCAATCGTCGCCTTACTTGAAACATGGGTTGAACTTCCTAGGGTTTCACATGACGGAGACTTATCTCCATCTGGTGGATGGGTTTCTAAGCACAAGGTCCAATTTTAGGGTAGATGCCAAGAGGGATGTGGCTTTAGTTAACAAGGCATGTGACATGTTGGTGGATGAGCTGAGAGTTCCTCACTCATGGTACCAATTGGCCAACAAGGGTCTTGTGTGTAATGAGTATGGAAAATGGGTCAAGCCTAGAAGAGACCCTGAAGACATACCTTCTCCCATTGAAGGAGCACAAAAGCACAGCCTTAATATTGAGGAGGCCCAAAAAGGCCGTGAAAGACTTGTACACTTGCAGAGTCTTTAA
- the LOC108959179 gene encoding wall-associated receptor kinase-like 3 has product MSEVVQKLAQINQSSRVEESIDQSCTVARRSCDDCAAVMRRSWGGSWRSAVYEYIWNNTTLFKHIHPQLSWENRLNIAAEAAVALKEMHSSNIIHGNIKSTNILLDQNYSVKIYDFGTSVLISPEHSHLVATEIEGTLGYIDPEYLTTGKLTIESDVYSFGVVLVELLTEKKPTSYVINEFEEPINIIPHFISSAKGGTLSQIISFEAPRGDEIKQVKTVADIAMKCVDQSKRKRPTMSEVV; this is encoded by the exons ATGAGTGAAGTGGTTCAGAAACTTGCCCAAATTAACCAGAGCTCCAGGGTTGAAGAAAGCATTGACCAGAGCTGCACAGTCGCGCGGCGGTCGTGTGACGATTGTGCGGCGGTCATGCGGCGGTCGTGGGGCGGCAGTTGGCGGTCAGCG GTTTATGAATATATTTGGAACAATACTACTCTCTTCAAACACATTCATCCACAATTATCATGGGAAAATCGGCTCAATATAGCTGCTGAAGCTGCTGTTGCACTCAAGGAAATGCATTCTAGCAACATCATTCATGGCAACATCAAGTCAACGAATATACTTCTGGATCAAAATTACTCGGtgaaaatatatgattttgGAACTTCAGTACTTATATCACCGGAGCATAGTCATCTCGTAGCCACCGAAATAGAAGGCACCTTGGGCTACATCGATCCAGAATATTTAACCACCGGTAAGCTAACAATTGAGAGTGATGTatacagctttggagttgtcctCGTGGAGTTGCTCACCGAAAAGAAGCCTACAAGTTATGTTATTAATGAGTTTGAAGAGCCAATAAATATTATCCCTCATTTCATCTCTTCCGCAAAGGGCGGGACCCTCTCCCAAATCATAAGTTTTGAGGCCCCCAGGGGAGATGAAATCAAGCAAGTAAAAACAGTTGCTGACATTGCAATGAAATGCGTAGACCAAAGCAAGAGGAAGAGGCCAACAATGAGTGAAGTGGTTTAG
- the LOC120292462 gene encoding putative wall-associated receptor kinase-like 16, producing the protein MDIEVAVKKPKDVHKPLMKKEFQDELLTVMQTNHKNMVKLYGICLETRIHLLVYEYILNDTHLNSLFKHIHPEESTFLRSWKNWLKIATEATLALKEMHSSEIIHGNIKSMNILIDQNYSVKISDFGTSVLKSLQHSHIVATEIEGTLDYIDPEYLTTGLD; encoded by the exons ATGGATATCGAGGTCGCGGTCAAGAAGCCTAAAGATGTGCACAAGCCTCTAATGAAGAAAGAATTCCAAGATGAACTTCTAACTGTGATGCAAACAAACCACAAAAATATGGTGAAGCTCTATGGCATATGTTTGGAGACTAGAATACATTTGCTAGTTTATGAATACATTTTGAATGATACCCACCTCAATTCCCTCTTCAAACACATCCATCCGGAAGAGTCAACCTTCTTGAGATCGTGGAAAAACTGGCTCAAAATAGCCACTGAAGCTACACTTGCACTCAAGGAAATGCATTCTAGTGAAATCATTCATGGCAACATCAAGTCAATGAATATACTTATTGATCAAAATTACTCAGTGAAAATATCTGATTTTGGAACTTCAGTACTTAAATCACTGCAGCATAGTCACATCGTAGCCACTGAAATAGAAGGCACATTGGACTACATTGATCCAGAATATTTAACCACTG GATTGGATTAA